The following coding sequences are from one Gouania willdenowi unplaced genomic scaffold, fGouWil2.1 scaffold_14_arrow_ctg1, whole genome shotgun sequence window:
- the LOC114458616 gene encoding rapamycin-insensitive companion of mTOR-like isoform X3 produces MDWNWHHIETILKWPHVSLRGNELMHKFVQRLVFFYKPSLQLYSDLEVEHPKGRQLTVVGCQFVEFLLASEEDGQMYLEDLVRDIVHYLFFSAGHKDKLSSRLLVTLSQNYFLFLGILSAHPHGVRLLEKGRVFQCLLGLCSLQHQEHLLKLTVSALDYSRDGLARVLLSKILTAASDGSRLYATKHLRVLLRVGVEFFSNWGIELLVTQLHDRCMTVSMEALDILDEASEDQTVLHALTEMRPALLHMGDKGMLLLLRRFCWRFRDSTMNACITLVTVLSSGCSCRLVP; encoded by the exons ATGGACTGGAACTGGCATCATATTGAAACCATTTTAAAG TGGCCACATGTTAGTCTGCGTGGCAATGAACTCATGCATAA ATTCGTCCAAAGGCTGGTGTTCTTCTACAAGCCCAGTCTGCAGCTGTATAGCGACCTGGAGGTGGAGCATCCCAAAGGCCGACAGCTGACTGTGGTTGGGTGTCAGTTTGTAGAATTCCTCTTGGCATCGGAGGAG GATGGTCAGATGTACTTGGAGGACTTGGTACGAGACATAGTCCACTACCTGTTTTTCTCTGCTGGTCACAAAGACAAGCTGAGCAGTCGCTTACTGGTCACCCTCAGCCAGAACTACTTCCTTTTCCTGGGGATCCTGTCAGCACACCCTCACGGTGTGAGGCTGCTAGAGAAGGGCAGAGTCTTCCAGTG CCTGCTGGGGCTGTGCTCTTTGCAACATCAGGAGCACCTGCTGAAGCTCACTGTTTCTGCACTGGATTACAGTAGAGATGGTTTGGCTCGAGTCCTTCTGTCTAAAATCCTCACTGCTGCTTCTGAT GGCAGCAGGCTGTATGCCACCAAGCACCTACGGGTGCTGCTGCGCGTTGGGGTGGAGTTCTTCAGTAACTGGGGCATCGAGCTGCTGGTTACTCAGCTTCATGATCGTTGTATGACTGTTTCCATGGAGGCACTAGATATCCTGGACGAAGCCAGTGAGGATCAG ACTGTCCTCCATGCTCTGACAGAGATGAGACCGGCTCTCCTACACATGGGTGACAAAGGCATGCTTCTGCTGCTTCG gAGATTTTGCTGGCGTTTTAGAGACTCTACCATGAATGCCTGTATCACtctagttactgtcctgagcagcggCTGCAGCTGTCGCCTCGTCCCCTAA